The window CTATCGAGTTTTGCGCATCCTGCTGTTTCACCAGATGGTAATTGGCTTTATTTCACCAGTGATATGCCAGGCGGAAAAGGTGGTCTTGACATCTGGCGTGTACGTCTGACAGGGGGTACAACAGGAGGTGTTGAGAACCTTGGAGAACCAATCAATACTCCTGGAGACGAGGAATTTCCTACTTTCCGACCTAACGGTGACCTTTATTTCTCAAGTAATGGACATGGTGGTTTGGGGGGGCTTGACATCTTTATAGCTAAAGTTGGTAGCGATCGTCGCTACCACTTGGAACATCCAGGATATCCTCTTAACTCACAAGGTGACGACTTTGGTATGACTTTCGAGGGTATTCATAATCGTGGTTTTTTCTCTTCAAACCGTGGGGACGGACGAGGTTGGGATCATATCTATAGCTTTGAACTCCCTGAAATCATCCAGACTGTGAAGGGATGGGTCTATGAAATGGATGGTTATGAGTTGCCAGCTGCACAGATATTTATGGTTGGTGATGATGGAACCAACAAGAAGTTAGCCGTCAAAGGTGATGGTTCTTTCGAACAAGAGATACAACCTGGCGTTAATTATATCTTCCTTGCAACCTGTAACGGTTACTTAAATCATAAAGAAGAGATAAAGGTTGGTAATGTAGATGATTCTAAAATACATACCCTTCAGTTTGCTTTAGCAGGAATCAACGTACCTGTATTGATAGACAACATCTTCTATGACTTTGATAAAGCGACACTTCGACCAGAATCAGAGAAGGCTTTGGATGCTCTTGTCAACCTACTCAAAGAGAATCCAAACGTAACAATAGAACTCTCAGCTCACACTGATTACCTTGGTTCTGCTGATTATAACAAACGTCTTTCACAACGACGTGCAGATGCCGTAGTGGCTTATCTCACTGCACATGGTATCGTTCGTGACCGCCTTACACCAGTTGGATATGGTAAAGAACGTCCTAAGAAGATTCGTAAGAAGGTCACAGAGAAATACTCTTGGCTGAAAGAAAACGATGTACTCACTGAAGATTTCATTAAGAAACTTGATAAGGAGAAGCAAGAAACAGCCAATCAGTTGAACCGCCGTACTGAGTTTACAGTGCTTCGAACAACATACGGCATGTTTGATGAGAAGGGAAATCTTAAGCAACAGCCAAAACCAAAGAAGAAAGAAAGTCTTGATGATGATGGAATGATAATTATTGACATTCCCTAAAGTATATGACAAAAGATAATAGCCAGCAATATCAGGCAGCACAATCTTCTTGTTCTTTTAATTCAGATGGGCAAGAAGTAAGGGGTATAGAAGAAGTTGAAAAAAGACTTCCTCATGCCTTCACAGATTATACTCGTAGTCTTTTTGGTGATAGCCTTTATCATACATTCCTAAAAGGGTTGGACGAAATAGCACCTGTGAGTATTCGTCTAAATCCCTTTAAGTTGGCAGAAGGCACTCATAAAGTTAATCCAGAGTTGAATCCTCAGCCTATTCCTTGGTGCAAGGATGGCTATTGGTTGGAAACAAGACCTAACTTTACGTTTGACCCACTACTCCATGCTGGAGTTTATTATGTGCAGGAAGCATCATCTATGTTTCTATCTCATGTTTTACAACACTTGGTAAAACAGCCTGTTATGGCACTCGATCTCTGTGCTGCTCCAGGCGGTAAAACAACTTGCGCACGTGCATCCTTACCTGCAGGATCCTTTCTTTTCTCTAACGAACCGATAGGAAAACGAGCACAAATATTGGCAGAGAATGTACAAAAGTTTGGTCATGATGATGTCGTTGTTACAAACAACTACCCTCGTGATTATAAAAAGTCAAAGCTTGGTTTTGATGTTATCATTGCCGATGTTCCTTGCTCTGGTGAAGGAATGTTCCGTAAAGACCCACAGTCAATAGAGGAATGGAGCCCACAGAATGTTGAGAATTGTTGGCAACTTCAGCGTAGTATTATTGCTGATATATGGGACAACTTAAAGCCAGGAGGTATTCTCATTTATTCTACTTGTACCTTTAATGCACATGAAGATGAAGAGAATATTGCATGGATTCTCAACGAATATGATGCAGAACTTCTCTCTGTACCTACAGAAGAGGCATGGAATATAACAGGATCACTCATTGATAACCCACTTAATGACGGTCGGGATTTCCCAGTCTACCGATTCCTTCCTGGTAAGACACGTGGTGAAGGAATCTTTATGGCTATCATTCGTAAGCGTGGAGAGAATGATGCGCTTAATAGTAAGACAACTATTGATATTGATAAAGCTATCGCCGAAGGTCGTAAACGTCTTCGCATTCTCTCGTATGGAGTAAAAGAAGGAATACAAAAAGGGAAGACAATTATTCCTGACCATACGTTGGCACTCTCCTTTTCTACTGATAAATCGGCTTATTCTACTGTAGAAGTTGATTACCAAACAGCTATTGCTTACCTTCGTCATGAGGCTATCGTACTGACTTCAGAAGCTCCACGTGGTATCGTACTGCTTACTTATAAAGGGTTTCTGATAGGCTTTGCAAAGAACCTCGGAAACCGTGCAAACAATCTTTATCCACAGGAATGGCGCATAAAGAGTACACATATACCAGACGAGCCTTTGGTTCTTTTATAATATAAATGTAGACAAGAAAAATCCAGAAAACAATATATTCCTACAATATCTTAGAAATAAACGGACAATTATGCAACAATATTTAAACCTCCTCAACCGCATCCTCACAGAAGGAACACAGAAAGGTGATAGAACCGGAACTGGAACTTTATCTATTTTTGGACATCAGATGCGCTTTGACTTGCGCGATGGTTTTCCACTATTGACAACTAAGAAGCTTCATTTGAAGAGTATTATTTATGAATTACTATGGTTCTTACGTGGTGATACGAATGTGCGTTACCTACAAGAGCATGGTGTAAGGATTTGGAATGAGTGGGCTGATGAGAATGGTGAACTTGGTCCAGTCTATGGGCATCAGTGGCGTTCATGGCCTGATTACAAGGGTGGTACTATTGATCAAATTAAGAATGTCGTGGATATGATTAAGCACAATCCAGACTCACGTCGTATGATGGTTACTGCATGGAACCCAGCAGAGGTGGATGATATGGCTCTCCCACCCTGCCACTGTCTTTTCCAATTCTATGTTGCAGAAGGTAGACTATCGCTCCAACTCTATCAGCGTTCAGCTGACAGCTTCCTCGGTGTACCTTTTAACATTGCGTCATACGCTCTCCTTTTGCAAATGATTGCACAGGTTACAGGACTCGAAGCAGGTGAATTTATTCATACTACAGGTGATACACATCTCTATTTAAATCATCTTGAGCAGGCTAAACTCCAACTTACTCGTGAACCACGTACACTGCCAAAAATGAAGATTAACCCAGATGTAAAGGATATCTTTGACTTTAAGTTTGAAGACTTTGAACTTACTGATTACGATCCCTTGCCACATATTCCAGGAGTAGTTGCAGTGTAAAAAAGCCTCCCCCAACCCCTCTGAAAGGAGGGGAGTGCAAATAGGGAGTAGCTATTCTCTTAATTTTGTAGTAAAGTATATTAGTCAAGAACTTTAAATCCTTCACCAAATTGATTGCTAAATCAGTACTCCCCTCCTTTGGAGGGATTGGGGGAGGTCAAAAAACACCATTATGGAAATAAATATCATTGCTGCAGTAGCAGCCAATCGTGCCATTGGTTATCAGAATGATATGGTCTATTTCATTAGAGAAGACCTTAAGCGTTTTAAGCAACTAACAACAGGACATACTGTTATCATGGGGCGTAAGACCTTCCATTCATTACCGAAAGGTGCACTGCCTAATCGTAGAAACATTGTACTCAGTAGAACGGAAACAGACTTCCCTAACTGCGATGTCTACTCTTCGCTTGAAGAAGCTCTTAAACATATAGGGACAGAGGAAAAGGCTTTTATCATTGGTGGGGCAAGTCTTTATAAAGAGGCGCTTACTATTGCAGACCATCTCTACCTCACAGAGATAGCTGCTACTCCTCCACAAGCAGATGTTTTCTTCCCAGAATATAATGATGGTACGTGGGTTGTAGAATCATGTGAG of the Prevotella melaninogenica genome contains:
- a CDS encoding thymidylate synthase; this translates as MQQYLNLLNRILTEGTQKGDRTGTGTLSIFGHQMRFDLRDGFPLLTTKKLHLKSIIYELLWFLRGDTNVRYLQEHGVRIWNEWADENGELGPVYGHQWRSWPDYKGGTIDQIKNVVDMIKHNPDSRRMMVTAWNPAEVDDMALPPCHCLFQFYVAEGRLSLQLYQRSADSFLGVPFNIASYALLLQMIAQVTGLEAGEFIHTTGDTHLYLNHLEQAKLQLTREPRTLPKMKINPDVKDIFDFKFEDFELTDYDPLPHIPGVVAV
- a CDS encoding dihydrofolate reductase — its product is MEINIIAAVAANRAIGYQNDMVYFIREDLKRFKQLTTGHTVIMGRKTFHSLPKGALPNRRNIVLSRTETDFPNCDVYSSLEEALKHIGTEEKAFIIGGASLYKEALTIADHLYLTEIAATPPQADVFFPEYNDGTWVVESCEERPATDDNPAYAFVNYVRK
- a CDS encoding methyltransferase RsmF C-terminal domain-like protein; this encodes MTKDNSQQYQAAQSSCSFNSDGQEVRGIEEVEKRLPHAFTDYTRSLFGDSLYHTFLKGLDEIAPVSIRLNPFKLAEGTHKVNPELNPQPIPWCKDGYWLETRPNFTFDPLLHAGVYYVQEASSMFLSHVLQHLVKQPVMALDLCAAPGGKTTCARASLPAGSFLFSNEPIGKRAQILAENVQKFGHDDVVVTNNYPRDYKKSKLGFDVIIADVPCSGEGMFRKDPQSIEEWSPQNVENCWQLQRSIIADIWDNLKPGGILIYSTCTFNAHEDEENIAWILNEYDAELLSVPTEEAWNITGSLIDNPLNDGRDFPVYRFLPGKTRGEGIFMAIIRKRGENDALNSKTTIDIDKAIAEGRKRLRILSYGVKEGIQKGKTIIPDHTLALSFSTDKSAYSTVEVDYQTAIAYLRHEAIVLTSEAPRGIVLLTYKGFLIGFAKNLGNRANNLYPQEWRIKSTHIPDEPLVLL
- a CDS encoding OmpA family protein; amino-acid sequence: MNYLRLLHILRKQRQNLLLAVGVTLMLTSCGIDRNIKKGEKHLSLGEYYDAATQFKTAYQRTSPKDRRQRGELSLKMAECYERISSSQRAIAAYRNAIRYKLDNGETHKRLADNLMKEGSYAEAVKEYRIALDSMPNNQLIAQELQAASIAASVKERGSKYIVKRMDVFNSRRQDYSPMLFGDKYEQLYFTSTRNEAKGDEVSGITGAKAGDIFLSEKDDKGKWSTPKAIESALNTEADEGTPAFSVDGREMYITQCLTDPSNPRYAQISVSNRSDAAWGKANKLEISRDTLSSFAHPAVSPDGNWLYFTSDMPGGKGGLDIWRVRLTGGTTGGVENLGEPINTPGDEEFPTFRPNGDLYFSSNGHGGLGGLDIFIAKVGSDRRYHLEHPGYPLNSQGDDFGMTFEGIHNRGFFSSNRGDGRGWDHIYSFELPEIIQTVKGWVYEMDGYELPAAQIFMVGDDGTNKKLAVKGDGSFEQEIQPGVNYIFLATCNGYLNHKEEIKVGNVDDSKIHTLQFALAGINVPVLIDNIFYDFDKATLRPESEKALDALVNLLKENPNVTIELSAHTDYLGSADYNKRLSQRRADAVVAYLTAHGIVRDRLTPVGYGKERPKKIRKKVTEKYSWLKENDVLTEDFIKKLDKEKQETANQLNRRTEFTVLRTTYGMFDEKGNLKQQPKPKKKESLDDDGMIIIDIP